The Drosophila biarmipes strain raj3 chromosome 2L, RU_DBia_V1.1, whole genome shotgun sequence genome has a window encoding:
- the LOC108029102 gene encoding myosin-VIIa, protein MVIVTRGDYIWIEPASGREFDVAIGARVVSAEGRRIQVRDDDGDEVWLAPERRIKAMHASSVQGVEDMISLGDLHEAGILRNLLIRYKENLIYTYTGSILVAVNPYQILPIYTADQIKLYKERKIGELPPHIFAIGDNAYAHMKRYRQDQCIVISGESGAGKTESTKLILQYLAAISGKHSWIEQQILEANPILEAFGNAKTIRNDNSSRFGKYIDIHFSANGVIEGAKIEQYLLEKSRIVSQNHSERNYHVFYCILAGLSAEEKSRLDLGMAADYKYLTGGNSITCEGRDDAAEFSDIRSAMKVLLFSDQEIWEIIKLLAALLHCGNIKYKATVVDNLDATEIPEHINVERVAGLLGLPIQPLIDALTRRTLFAHGETVVSTLSRDQSVDVRDAFVKGIYGRMFVHIVRKINTAIFKPRGTSRNAIGVLDIFGFENFDQNSFEQFCINYANENLQQFFVQHIFKLEQEEYNHEAINWQHIEFVDNQDALDLIAIKQLNIMALIDEEARFPKGTDQTMLAKLHKTHGAHKNYLKPKSDINTSFGLNHFAGVVFYDTRGFLDKNRDTFSPDLLHLVSQSGNKFLRQIFAQDIEMGAETRKRTPTLSTQFRKSLDALMKTLCSCQPFFIRCIKPNELKKPMMFDRGLCCRQLRYSGMMETIRIRRAGYPIRHGFREFVERYRFLIPGVPPAHRTDCQAATSRICAVVLGKSDYQLGHTKVFLKDAHDLFLEQERDRVLTRKILILQRSIRGWVYRRRFLRLRAAAITVQRFWKGYAQRKRYRNMRVGYMRLQALIRSRVLSHRFRHLRGHIVGLQAHARGYLVRREYGHKMWAVIKIQSHVRRMIAMRRYRKLRLEHKQFAEVLQLRKLEEQELLHRGNKHAREIAEQHYRDRLHELERREIQEQLENRRRVEVNMNIINDAARKQEEPVDDGKLVEAMFDFLPDSSSDAPTPHGGRETSVFNDLPHAQNVNQEDIIAPIHISEDEEDLSEFKFQKFAATYFQGNVNHQYAKKALKHPLLPLHTQGDQLAAQALWITILRFTGDMPEPKYHTMDRMDTTSVMSKVTATLGRNFIRSKEFQEAQLMGLDPDAFLKQKPRSIRHKLVSLTLKRKNKLGEDVRRRLQDDEYTADSYQSWLQSRPTSNLEKLHFIIGHGILRAELRDEIYCQICKQLTNNPLKSSHARGWILLSLCVGCFAPSEKFVNYLRAFIREGPPGYAPYCEERLKRTFNNGTRNQPPSWLELQATKSKKPIMLPITFMDGNTKTLLADSATTARELCNQLSDKISLKDQFGFSLYIALFDKVSSLGSGGDHVMDAISQCEQYAKEQGAQERNAPWRLFFRKEIFAPWHEPTHDQVATNLIYQQVVRGVKFGEYRCDKEEDLAMIAAQQYFIEYSTDMSMERLFTLLPNFIPDFCLSGVDKAIERWAALVLQAYKKSYYVKDKIAPLKIKEDIVSYAKYKWPLLFSRFYEAYRNSGPNLPKNDVIIAVNWTGVYVVDDQEQVLLELSFPEITAVSSQKTNKVFTQTFSLSTVRGEEFTFQSPNAEDIRDLVVYFLDGLKKRSKFVIALQDYRAPSDGTSFLSFFKGDLIILEDESCGESVLNNGWCIGRCDRSQERGDFPAETVYVLPTLSKPPQDILALFNIEEAHHGRRLSMASNGGAVEPRDRPHTLMEYALDHFRLPPKRTMSKTLTLSSKRSEELWRYARDPIKAPLLRKLQSKEEFAEEACFAFAAILKYMGDLPSKRPRMGNEITDHIFDGPLKHEILRDEIYCQLMKQLTDNRNRMSEERGWELMWLATGLFACSQALLKELLLFLRTRRHPISQDSMHRLQKTIRHGQRKYPPHQVEVEAIQHKTTQIFHKVYFPDDTDEAFEVDSSTRAKDFCNNISQRLSLRTSEGFSLFVKIADKVISVPEGDFFFDFVRHLTDWIKKARPIRDGANPQFTYQVFFMKKLWTNTVPGKDRNADLIFHYHQELPKLLRGYHKCSREEAAKLAALVFRVRFGENKQELQAIPQMLRELIPSDIMKMQSTSEWKRSIVASYNQDGGMTSEDAKVAFLKIVYRWPTFGSAFFEVKQTTEPNYPEMLLIAINKHGVSLIHPVTKDILVTHPFTRISNWSSGNTYFHMTIGNLVRGSKLLCETSLGYKMDDLLTSYISLMLTNMNKNRTIRAN, encoded by the exons ATGGTGATTGTAACACGT GGTGACTACATCTGGATAGAGCCCGCCTCGGGGCGAGAATTCGATGTGGCCATTGGAGCACGTGTCGTCTCCGCGGAGGGTCGTCGCATCCAGGTGCGCGATGACGATGGCGACGAGGTGTGGCTGGCGCCGGAGCGCCGCATCAAGGCCATGCACGCGTCCTCCGTCCAGGGAGTGGAGGACATGATATCCCTGGGTGATCTGCACGAGGCGGGCATCCTGCGGAACCTGCTCATTCGGTACAAGGAGAATCTGATCTAC ACATACACCGGCTCCATATTGGTTGCCGTCAATCCCTACCAGATCCTGCCCATCTACACGGCCGATCAGATCAAGCTCTACAAGGAGCGTAAAATCGGCGAGCTCCCGCCGCACATCTTTGCGATCGGGGACAATGCCTATGCGCACATGAAACGATATCGCCAGGATCAGTGCATCGTGATTTCTGGAGAGTCAGGAGCGGGGAAAACCGAGAGCACAAAGCTGATCCTGCAGTATCTGGCTGCGATTAGCGGCAAGCACTCATGGATAGAGCAGCAAATTCTCGAGGCAAATCCGATTCTAGAAGCATTCGGAAATGCCAAGACCATACGCAATGACAACTCATCGCG GTTTGGCAAATACATAGACATTCACTTTAGCGCCAATGGCGTGATCGAAGGCGCCAAAATCGAACAATACCTGCTGGAGAAGTCACGAATCGTGTCCCAAAATCACAGCGAACGCAATTATCATGTCTTTTACTGCATTTTGGCGGGACTTTCGGCGGAGGAGAAGAGTCGCCTGGATCTTGGCATGGCAGCTGATTATAA ATATCTGACTGGTGGCAATAGCATAACCTGCGAGGGACGTGACGACGCCGCCGAGTTCTCCGACATACGATCCGCCATGAAGGTCTTGCTCTTCTCCGATCAGGAAATCTGGGAGATCATTAAGCTTCTGGCTGCCCTGCTCCACTGCGGCAACATCAAGTACAAGGCGACTGTGGTGGATAACCTAGATGCCACCGAGATACCGGAACACATAAATGTGGAGCGTGTGGCGGGGCTTCTAGGTTTGCCCATTCAGCCTCTGATTGATGCCCTAACGCGGCGAACGCTCTTTGCTCATGGAGAGACTGTGGTGTCCACCCTGTCGCGAGATCAATCGGTGGATGTGCGGGATGCCTTCGTAAAGGGAATTTACGGACGAATGTTTGTGCACATCGTTCGCAAGATCAACACGGCCATCTTCAAGCCGCGCGGCACTTCTAGGAATGCTATTGGAGTCCTCGACATCTTTGGTTTTGAGAACTTCGATCAGAACAGCTTCGAGCAGTTTTGCATCAACTACGCCAATGAGAATCTGCAGCAGTTCTTCGTGCAGCACATTTTCAAGCTAGAGCAGGAGGAGTACAACCACGAGGCCATCAACTGGCAGCACATCGAGTTCGTGGACAACCAGGATGCTCTCGATCTGATAGCTATCAAGCAGCTGAATATCATGGCTCTAATTGATGAGGAGGCCCGGTTTCCCAAGGGCACGGATCAAACGATGCTGGCCAAACTGCACAAAACCCATGGAGCGCACAAGAACTATCTGAAGCCCAAGTCGGATATCAACACTAGCTTTGGTCTGAACCACTTTGCCGGCGTTGTGTTCTATGACACGCGTGGATTCCTGGACAAAAACCGGGATACCTTCAGTCCCGACCTTCTTCATTTGGTTAGCCAGAGTGGCAACAAGTTCCTCCGTCAAATCTTTGCTCAGGACATTGAAATGGGTGCTGAGACGAGGAAGCGAACGCCCACGCTCTCCACTCAGTTCCGGAAATCGCTTGACGCTCTGATGAAGACGCTCTGCAGTTGCCAGCCATTCTTCATTCGTTGCATCAAGCCGAACGAGCTGAAGAAGCCCATGATGTTCGATCGTGGTTTGTGCTGCCGTCAGTTGCGATACTCGGGCATGATGGAGACGATCCGCATTCGTCGAGCTGGATACCCCATCCGACATGGCTTCCGTGAGTTCGTGGAGCGCTATCGCTTCCTGATACCTGGAGTGCCGCCAGCACATCGCACTGATTGCCAGGCGGCCACTTCGAGGATATGTGCTGTGGTTCTGGGAAAGTCCGACTATCAGCTGGGCCACACCAAGGTCTTCTTGAAGGACGCACACGATCTGTTCCTGGAGCAAGAGCGGGATCGAGTACTGACGCGGAAGATTCTCATCCTACAGCGCAGCATCCGGGGATGGGTGTACCGACGACGGTTCCTGAGACTGCGAGCCGCTGCCATCACCGTGCAGAGATTCTGGAAGGGCTATGCCCAGCGCAAGCGCTATAGGAACATGCGAGTGGGATACATGCGTTTGCAGGCCTTGATTCGTTCCCGGGTCCTGTCACATCGCTTCCGCCACCTAAGGGGTCACATTGTCGGTCTCCAGGCCCATGCCCGGGGCTACTTGGTGAGACGGGAGTATGGTCACAAGATGTGGGCTGTCATCAAGATCCAGTCCCATGTGCGACGAATGATTGCCATGCGTCGCTACCGAAAACTGCGCTTGGAGCACAAACAGTTCGCCGAAGTGCTTCAGCTGCGCaagctggaggagcaggagctgttGCATCGAGGCAACAAGCATGCCCGGGAAATTGCCGAGCAGCATTACCGGGATCGTTTGCACGAGCTGGAGCGTCGGGAGATTCAGGAGCAATTGGAGAATCGCCGGCGGGTTGAGGTCAACATGAATATTATAAATGATGCGGCCCGCAAACAGGAGGAGCCGGTGGATGATGGCAAACTGGTGGAGGCCATGTTCGACTTTCTACCCGATTCCAGTAGCGATGCGCCAACACCGCATGGTGGAAGGGAAACCTCCGTGTTCAATGATTTGCCCCATGCGCAAAACGTCAACCAGGAAGATATTATTGCACCCATTCATATCTCCGAGGATGAGGAGGATCTGTCGGAGTTCAAGTTCCAGAAGTTCGCCGCCACCTACTTCCAGGGCAATGTAAATCATCAGTATGCGAAGAAGGCTTTAAAGCATCCTCTACTTCCGCTTCACACGCAAGGCGATCAACTTGCCGCCCAGGCCTTGTGGATCACTATTCTCAGGTTCACAGGTGATATGCCCGAGCCAAAGTATCACACCATGGATCGAATGGACACAACTTCCGTCATGTCCAAGGTGACGGCCACCCTGGGACGCAATTTCATCAGGAGTAAG GAATTCCAAGAGGCTCAGCTGATGGGCCTGGATCCCGATGCTTTCCTGAAGCAAAAGCCTCGCTCGATCCGCCACAAACTCGTATCCCTAACACTTAAGCGAAAGAACAAACTGGGCGAAGATGTGCGTCGGCGTCTGCAGGACGATGAGTACACGGCGGATAGCTACCAATCTTGGTTGCAATCACGTCCCACCTCCAATCTTGAGAAGCTGCACTTTATCATTGGCCATGGCATCCTTCGGGCTGAGCTGCGGGACGAGATATACTGCCAGATCTGCAAGCAGCTGACAAACAATCCCCTAAAGTCTTCGCATGCCAGGGGTTGGATTCTGCTCTCCCTGTGTGTGGGTTGCTTTGCTCCGTCGGAGAAGTTTGTCAACTATCTGAGAGCCTTCATCCGCGAGGGTCCTCCGGGATATGCGCCGTACTGCGAGGAGCGACTGAAGCGAACCTTCAACAATGGCACCCGGAATCAACCGCCCTCGTGGCTGGAGCTGCAGGCGACCAAGTCGAAGAAGCCAATCATGCTGCCCATTACGTTTATGGATGGCAACACCAAGACTCTGTTGGCCGATTCCGCCACGACGGCCCGCGAGCTGTGCAACCAACTGTCGGATAAGATATCGCTCAAAGATCAGTTTGGATTTTCACTGTACATAGCTTTGTTCGACAAGGTCAGCTCCTTGGGCAGTGGCGGCGACCATGTGATGGACGCCATCTCGCAGTGTGAGCAGTATGCCAAGGAGCAGGGCGCCCAGGAACGGAATGCCCCTTGGCGTCTGTTCTTCCGCAAGGAGATCTTCGCCCCCTGGCATGAGCCCACCCACGATCAGGTGGCTACCAACCTCATTTACCAGCAGGTGGTCAGGGGTGTCAAGTTTGGCGAGTATCGCTGCGACAAGGAGGAGGACCTGGCCATGATTGCTGCGCAGCAGTACTTTATCGAGTACTCCACCGATATGTCGATGGAGAGGCTGTTTACTCTTCTGCCAAACTTTATACCCGACTTTTGCCTCAGTGGCGTGGACAAGGCCATCGAACGTTGGGCCGCTTTGGTCCTGCAGGCCTATAAGAAATCCTACTACGTCAAGGACAAGATTGCGCCGCTGAAGATCAAGGAGGATATCGTCAGCTATGCCAAGTACAAGTGGCCCCTGCTCTTCTCCCGTTTCTACGAGGCCTATCGCAACTCAGGTCCGAATTTACCCAAGAACGACGTCATCATAGCGGTCAACTGGACGGGCGTCTATGTGGTGGACGATCAGGAGCAGGTCCTGCTGGAGCTAAGCTTCCCCGAGATCACTGCCGTCTCCAGTCAGAAGACCAACAAAGTGTTCACTCAGACCTTCAGTCTGTCCACTGTTCGAGGCGAGGAGTTCACGTTCCAGAGTCCCAATGCTGAGGATATTCGAGATCTAGTTGTGTACTTCCTGGATGGTTTGAAAAAGCG CTCGAAATTTGTTATAGCCCTGCAGGACTATCGTGCTCCTTCGGATGGAACGAGTTTCCTGTCATTTTTCAAAGGCGACCTTATCATATTAGAGGACGAGTCTTGCGGGGAATCCGTACTAAACAATGGCTGGTGCATTGGACGCTGCGATCGATCCCAGGAACGTGGTGACTTTCCTGCCGAAACCGTCTATGTTCTGCCCACGCTGAGCAAACCGCCGCAGGATATTTTGGCCCTGTTTAACATCGAGGAGGCTCACCATGGGCGACGCCTGAGTATGGCTTCCAATGGTGGGGCTGTGGAGCCAAGGGATCGACCGCATACGTTGATGGAATACGCCCTGGATCACTTCCGTTTACCGCCAAAACGAACAATGTCGAAAACCCTCACCCTAAGCTCGAAACGCAGTGAGGAGCTGTGGCGCTACGCCCGGGATCCCATCAAGGCACCCCTGCTACGCAAGTTGCAAAGCAAAGAGGAGTTCGCCGAGGAGGCCTGCTTCGCCTTTGCCGCCATACTGAAGTACATGGGGGATCTGCCCTCCAAGCGGCCGCGGATGGGCAACGAGATCACGGACCACATATTTGACGGACCGCTCAAGCATGAGATTTTGCGGGATGAGATCTACTGCCAGCTGATGAAGCAGCTGACGGACAACCGCAACCGGATGTCTGAGGAGAGGGGTTGGGAGCTAATGTGGTTGGCCACGGGACTGTTTGCCTGCTCGCAGGCTTTGCTCAAGGAACTGCTCTTGTTCCTGCGCACCCGGCGTCATCCCATCTCTCAG GATTCAATGCATCGCCTGCAGAAGACCATTCGCCATGGACAACGCAAGTATCCGCCGCACCAGGTGGAAGTGGAGGCCATACAGCACAAGACCACGCAGATCTTCCACAAGGTCTACTTTCCGGACGACACGGACGAGGCCTTCGAGGTGGACAGCTCCACGCGGGCCAAGGACTTCTGCAACAACATCTCGCAACGCCTATCCCTACGCACCAGCGAGGGCTTCTCCCTGTTTGTGAAGATTGCCGACAAGGTCATCTCGGTGCCCGAGGGTGATTTCTTCTTCGACTTTGTTCGCCATCTGACCGACTGGATTAAAAAGGCGCGGCCCATACGAGATGGAGCCAACCCGCAGTTCACCTACCAGGTCTTCTTCATGAAGAAGCTGTGGACGAACACAGTGCCAGGCAAGGATCGCAACGCCGATCTCATCTTCCACTATCACCAGGAGTTGCCCAAGCTGTTGCGCGGCTACCACAAGTGTTCCCGGGAGGAGGCGGCCAAGCTGGCTGCCCTCGTATTCCGCGTTCGATTTGGTGAAAACAAACAAGAGCTACAGGCCATACC GCAAATGCTGAGGGAACTTATTCCATCGGATATCATGAAAATGCAGAGCACTAGCGAATGGAAACGATCGATTGTGGCCTCCTACAACCAGGACGGCGGCATGACTTCCGAAGATGCCAAGGTGGCCTTCTTGAAGATTGTATATAG ATGGCCAACTTTTGGCTCCGCTTTCTTTGAGGTGAAACAAACCACCGAACCGAATTATCCCGAAATGCTATTAATAGCCATTAACAAACACGGCGTGAGTCTCATCCATCCAGTGACCAAG